A genomic window from Anthocerotibacter panamensis C109 includes:
- a CDS encoding efflux RND transporter periplasmic adaptor subunit, with protein sequence MLHPLPKSLLGFALLLTACQTTPAPEEAPAPVVQVPMTRVQRIDLVSTISIPGTVVALPDRSLKISPAVAGKLVAVLAVPGQQVHQGQLLARLDSRQATDQLNQSAAQVQSAQAGVAQANTNVLLARNTQSRLQALYQQKIAAQKDLIAAQSQVQTAEAQRAAAEAQLRQAQAARAQTSTQLGLTRLDSPLTGVVARRFLNVGDTADPTTPVVQVVDLGTVLVSANLPADTPSVIRPGQSARIQSVGLGNVTLAGTVTAVSPVVDAQSNTLAIQIRVANPRGQLKENQTVTVAITTGIHKGARTVPATALVPDPNNPEGKMVYTVRAGHAQRVAVKTGLEQAERVEILTGLEAGTAIVARGAYGLPDDTAVQSPTSPKPTPTKVSNP encoded by the coding sequence ATGCTGCATCCCCTCCCTAAAAGCTTGCTAGGGTTTGCCCTGCTACTCACCGCCTGCCAGACTACGCCCGCTCCCGAGGAAGCGCCAGCCCCAGTAGTCCAGGTACCCATGACTCGGGTACAGCGTATTGATCTGGTAAGCACGATAAGTATTCCGGGGACCGTCGTCGCCCTGCCCGACCGCTCGCTGAAGATCAGTCCAGCAGTGGCAGGCAAGCTGGTGGCAGTCCTCGCCGTTCCGGGGCAACAGGTCCATCAGGGGCAACTCCTCGCCCGTCTCGATAGCCGTCAGGCTACCGACCAACTCAACCAATCAGCGGCGCAGGTGCAGTCCGCGCAGGCCGGGGTTGCCCAGGCGAATACCAATGTACTCCTAGCCCGCAATACCCAGTCCCGCCTCCAGGCGTTGTACCAGCAAAAGATCGCCGCCCAAAAAGATTTAATCGCCGCCCAAAGCCAAGTACAGACTGCCGAGGCCCAACGGGCGGCAGCCGAGGCCCAACTGCGTCAAGCCCAAGCCGCCCGTGCCCAGACCAGCACCCAACTGGGGCTCACCCGCCTCGACAGCCCCTTGACTGGGGTAGTGGCCCGACGCTTCCTCAATGTCGGGGATACCGCAGACCCGACGACGCCCGTGGTCCAAGTCGTAGATCTGGGGACGGTGCTCGTCAGCGCCAACCTACCCGCTGATACCCCGTCGGTTATCCGTCCTGGTCAGAGCGCTCGTATCCAGAGTGTCGGTTTGGGGAATGTCACGCTTGCGGGGACCGTTACGGCGGTCAGTCCGGTGGTAGATGCCCAGAGCAATACGTTGGCGATCCAAATCCGGGTAGCCAACCCCCGAGGCCAGCTCAAGGAAAACCAGACAGTGACTGTGGCGATAACCACAGGCATCCACAAAGGGGCACGCACGGTGCCCGCAACCGCCCTAGTCCCAGACCCCAATAACCCCGAGGGCAAGATGGTGTATACCGTCAGGGCGGGCCATGCCCAGCGCGTTGCCGTCAAGACCGGCCTGGAGCAGGCAGAGCGGGTCGAGATTTTGACGGGCCTGGAGGCGGGTACAGCAATTGTTGCCCGTGGAGCCTATGGGCTACCGGATGATACGGCGGTGCAAAGTCCGACCAGCCCAAAGCCCACCCCTACCAAAGTATCTAACCCATGA
- a CDS encoding efflux RND transporter permease subunit, producing the protein MISFTKTLQGQARAIYLVFALVALGGFLAFRSLPSDVYPELTFPRIAVIAEVGDISPERVVLTVTRPLEEACGQVYRVRWVRSKTIRGSAELSIEFQPGTDMQLALQQLQARVNEVRATLPANINLTIERITPAIFPVLTFNVSTPTLTQADLYTLSRYQIQPRLTRVPGVARVQIQGGDTPQIAVEIDPARLKGYGLGLTQVADALTRTNQVQVVGKLDQHYQQNLVVATGESRSPADLGGTVIATQNGVPVFLRDLGHIQSGHADRSRVVSVDGKPGLTLNIFRQPNSNVVAVSDGVRQELAQIEKSLPPGIQIRPAYNESGLVTDAIANVRDAIGIGIALIFVVLYGFLREWRSTVIAALTIPLSALAAFGVLFLVGQSLNLMSLGGLAVAIGLVIDDAIVVIENIDRQLQGGLSTWAAVTAAASELTGPVVSSTVTTVVVFLPLGLLSGVAGQFFTSLTLTLTAAVIFSLVLALTLTPLLSAQWLKDGGETAEPATLDRLDRAYVRLLKGVLTRPWWVGAVAGVLLVGGGFLFTRLGSDFLPSMDEGSYILDYLTPPGTSLAETDTLAHRLEQLLAQTPEVLAWTRRTGAENGLFATESSRGDILVVLKPASERQRRVQEVIEDQRARIARSLPQLDTDFHQNLQDQLNDLSGNPSPVEVRLFGEDPQVLRTLAAQVEERIQDTPGLVDLVTTGRVGAPQLDVRVDPVRAGRLGLDVAGVESQVQDALLGGIATQVRQADRLIDVRVRLLDQVRRDPAQLAQVPIVSSSGTTLPLSAMATVTPRTGEGEITRENQQRYVSLAANLEGRDLGSVVQDIQQRVKDFTLPAGYTLTVGGLYASQQEAFGQLLVVLGLGILLVYLVLVVQFRSLRQPLAIFTAIPLALFGVVLALWITGTPLNISSFMGIILLVGLVVKNGIILLDYTNQLRATGQPLDAALLEAGRVRLRPILMTTLCTLLGLMPLAIGLGAGAELQKPLAIAVIGGLSLSTVFTLVFVPVVYRLLNRPA; encoded by the coding sequence ATGATCTCCTTCACCAAAACCCTACAAGGGCAGGCGCGGGCTATCTACTTAGTCTTTGCACTGGTAGCTCTGGGTGGATTTTTGGCCTTTAGAAGCCTGCCTAGCGATGTCTACCCGGAATTGACCTTTCCGCGCATTGCCGTCATTGCCGAGGTGGGGGATATCTCCCCGGAACGGGTGGTCCTGACCGTGACGCGCCCCCTGGAAGAAGCCTGTGGTCAGGTTTACCGGGTGCGCTGGGTCCGCTCCAAGACGATTCGGGGTTCGGCGGAACTCTCGATTGAGTTTCAACCGGGCACCGATATGCAACTGGCCCTCCAACAGCTCCAGGCACGGGTGAATGAGGTCCGAGCTACCCTTCCGGCGAACATCAACTTAACGATTGAGCGCATCACACCTGCTATCTTTCCGGTCCTCACCTTTAATGTCAGTACCCCGACGCTGACCCAGGCGGACCTCTACACCCTCTCTCGCTACCAGATCCAGCCGCGCTTGACCCGTGTGCCGGGGGTGGCCCGCGTCCAGATCCAGGGGGGTGACACGCCCCAGATCGCCGTGGAGATTGACCCGGCCCGACTTAAGGGCTATGGTCTGGGTCTGACCCAGGTGGCCGACGCCCTCACCCGCACCAATCAGGTCCAGGTGGTGGGCAAGCTCGACCAGCACTACCAGCAAAATCTGGTGGTCGCCACCGGGGAATCACGGTCTCCGGCTGACTTAGGCGGGACTGTCATCGCTACTCAAAACGGAGTACCGGTGTTCCTGCGAGACCTGGGGCATATCCAGTCGGGACATGCCGACCGTTCGCGGGTGGTCAGCGTAGACGGGAAACCGGGACTCACGCTCAATATCTTTCGACAGCCGAACAGCAACGTGGTTGCCGTCTCGGATGGGGTACGCCAGGAGTTAGCCCAAATTGAGAAGAGTTTGCCCCCTGGTATTCAGATACGACCTGCCTACAACGAGTCTGGGCTGGTCACCGACGCGATTGCCAACGTCCGGGATGCGATTGGCATCGGCATCGCCCTCATTTTTGTTGTGCTCTACGGGTTCCTGCGCGAGTGGCGTAGTACGGTTATCGCGGCACTGACCATTCCCCTGTCGGCCCTGGCTGCTTTTGGTGTCCTGTTCCTGGTCGGCCAGAGCCTGAACCTGATGTCCCTGGGCGGACTAGCCGTCGCCATCGGTCTGGTCATCGACGATGCCATTGTCGTCATTGAGAATATTGACCGTCAGCTCCAGGGGGGCCTTAGTACCTGGGCGGCGGTTACTGCTGCGGCCTCGGAATTGACCGGGCCAGTGGTCAGTTCTACTGTGACCACTGTGGTGGTCTTCCTGCCGCTGGGCTTACTCTCGGGAGTGGCAGGTCAATTCTTTACTAGCCTGACCTTGACCCTGACGGCTGCGGTAATCTTTTCGCTGGTGCTTGCCCTCACCCTCACGCCCTTGCTCTCAGCCCAATGGCTCAAAGATGGCGGGGAAACGGCGGAACCTGCCACTCTGGACCGCCTGGACCGCGCCTACGTCCGACTCCTGAAGGGCGTCCTGACCCGTCCCTGGTGGGTCGGGGCGGTGGCCGGGGTGCTCCTAGTCGGGGGCGGCTTTCTCTTCACCCGTTTGGGCAGCGACTTCCTACCCAGCATGGATGAGGGGAGTTACATCCTGGACTACCTCACGCCCCCCGGAACCTCTCTGGCTGAGACAGACACCCTGGCCCACAGGCTGGAGCAACTGCTGGCTCAGACCCCGGAAGTGTTGGCTTGGACCCGGCGCACGGGGGCCGAGAATGGCCTTTTTGCCACCGAGTCGAGCCGAGGAGATATCCTGGTCGTGCTCAAACCCGCCAGCGAACGCCAGCGGAGGGTCCAGGAGGTCATAGAGGACCAGCGTGCTCGGATTGCCCGGAGTCTGCCACAGTTGGACACAGACTTTCACCAGAACCTCCAGGACCAACTCAACGACCTCTCCGGCAACCCCAGCCCAGTGGAAGTGCGCCTCTTTGGAGAAGACCCCCAGGTCTTGCGGACGCTTGCTGCCCAGGTGGAAGAACGCATTCAGGATACCCCCGGACTGGTGGATCTGGTCACGACGGGCCGGGTCGGCGCTCCCCAGTTAGATGTGCGGGTGGACCCGGTGCGGGCGGGCCGGTTGGGTCTGGATGTAGCGGGGGTCGAGAGCCAGGTGCAGGATGCACTGTTGGGCGGTATTGCCACACAGGTGCGGCAGGCCGACCGCCTCATCGATGTGCGGGTGCGTCTTTTGGATCAGGTGCGACGAGACCCAGCCCAACTGGCTCAGGTACCTATTGTTAGCAGCAGTGGCACGACGCTGCCGCTATCAGCCATGGCTACGGTTACCCCACGCACGGGTGAAGGGGAGATTACCCGAGAGAATCAGCAGCGCTATGTCTCCTTGGCCGCCAATCTGGAGGGTCGGGACTTGGGCTCTGTGGTTCAGGATATCCAGCAACGGGTTAAAGATTTTACCCTGCCTGCGGGCTACACGCTGACAGTGGGCGGACTCTATGCAAGCCAGCAGGAAGCCTTTGGGCAATTGCTCGTGGTTCTGGGTTTGGGGATTTTGCTGGTCTATCTGGTGCTGGTGGTCCAGTTCCGCTCACTCCGGCAGCCCCTCGCGATCTTTACAGCCATTCCCCTGGCTCTATTTGGGGTCGTTCTGGCCTTGTGGATAACCGGCACCCCGCTGAATATTTCTTCCTTTATGGGCATCATCCTGTTGGTGGGATTGGTCGTGAAGAACGGAATTATTCTGCTCGACTACACCAACCAACTCCGTGCCACTGGACAGCCCTTAGATGCTGCGCTCCTGGAAGCGGGCCGGGTGCGGCTACGCCCCATCTTGATGACGACCCTGTGTACCCTGCTGGGCTTGATGCCTTTGGCGATTGGGCTGGGGGCGGGAGCAGAATTACAAAAACCCCTAGCGATAGCCGTTATCGGCGGGCTCTCCCTGTCTACGGTCTTTACGTTGGTCTTTGTCCCCGTGGTCTACCGGCTTCTAAACCGTCCGGCTTAA
- a CDS encoding PepSY domain-containing protein yields MFRTHWLYALLVGSLAIFPGVVSAAPYRSSIQVPYQKVSEHKEEINTPRLKKLARLSYADAIAIARKKYRGKLGQVDLENEDGNLIYSVELGKRELAIDAGSGKILQVE; encoded by the coding sequence ATGTTTCGCACCCATTGGTTGTACGCGCTCCTGGTTGGCTCTTTGGCCATCTTCCCCGGCGTAGTCAGTGCTGCTCCCTATCGCAGCAGTATCCAGGTTCCCTATCAGAAAGTTTCTGAGCACAAGGAGGAAATCAACACCCCCCGGCTCAAAAAACTGGCCCGCCTTTCCTATGCTGATGCCATCGCCATCGCCCGTAAGAAGTACCGGGGCAAACTGGGACAGGTGGACCTGGAGAACGAAGACGGCAACCTCATCTATTCCGTGGAACTCGGGAAGCGGGAACTGGCTATTGACGCAGGCAGCGGCAAGATCCTC